The genomic stretch TCGGGGTCCAGCTTGTAGCTGGCTCTTGGCCCATCGGCGCTGGCGGGCGCCACCGTGGCGAAAGCAAGCAATAGTGCAATCCAAATTTCTCGCAATCTCTGGTCAAACATGGCTTCCTTCCTGGTTCACGGTTAGTCACCGATTTGGTGCTGGAGGTTCGACCACATGATGCGACAACACTAAAAGCCTGCGGGCAAAGCTACGCCGACATCAGGCGGTCTTGGCGGCGCGGGCCAGTCTGCTGATGTCCGTTGATCGGGGTGGACTCGACGTGGCCGACCGATCTCCAAAACGATGCGATTGACCCGCTTCGGACATTGTGCCGCGGGGCCACTTCGACCGGCCACCGTTGACATGTACGCGAAAAGGGGCGTCCACTTATCGGGTTTGAACAATCGCCGCAATGGGCCTCCTCGCCCGATAGTCTTCACATCGAGATGCTGTGAGGCCAATGGGAGGTAACCATGAAGAAGTCCAAGTTCTTACTGGTACTGCTGGCCTTTACTGCCGATTTTTTGGTTCAATCCCCCGCACGAGTGTTCGCCGGACCTGCTGAGGATGTGCAGGCCGCGATGCAACTTCTCAAGTCGAAGGCTGCGACGCTGGGTGCACCCATTGTCAACGGGGATGAGGCAGTCGCTGGCAAGATTGTCCCCGCCATACATTTTGGCACGACCAAGATGAATAACAATTTCGTGCTGGTTGACGAGGTCCAGAAGGAAGCGGGTGGGACCGCCACCATCTTTGTTAAGAGCGGCGACGAGTTCGTCCGCGTGGCAACGAACGTTAAGAAGGATGACGGGTCGCGGGCGATAGGCACCATTCTCGACCCAAAGGGTAAAGCCATCGCGGCTATTGCGAAGGGCGAAAGCTATTTCGGAGAGGCCGACATCCTGGGCAAGCCTTACGTCACTGGCTATGAGCCAATCCGCGATGCAAGCAGCAACGTCATCGGCATCTATTATGTCGGTTATTTGAAGAACTAGTCCGACGCTGAAAAGGAATTAGAGGCTGCTCGTGCTCTGGGAATCGCGTTGCGGAATTTGCCGCCATGACCAAACGCGGTTCAAAATCATAGGTCACGCAGATGAATGAGGCTCAGTAGAGCCCGCACCCTCACTCCAACACACCCGGTGGAGTGAAATGACCGCTTCTGGCACCTTTCGGACATTGCCGACCTCAACGACGATGTCCGGTCATCAGGGTAAAGCGGACCTCGACAACGCCAGCGTCGAGGTCCGAAAATGTCCGTGAGCGACCATGCGGCCGACGCGCGACGTGCAGCGTCTTACCACAAGCCCTGTTGTCCCTGACGATAGTACTGGCCGCCGCGCGGGCGCGTAGTGCCAGGTTGGGGGTTCCAATCGCGCTGGAAATTGAAGAAGCCGAAGCCGAGGCCGTTGTCGCCCCCGACGTCGCCGCTCGCAACGAATTCTTCGGACGTAGGCCGGCGCGTCACGAAGCCGCCCTGGGGCTGGTTGTTCAGCACCGCGACGAATTCGGTGCGATAGTTGGTCTCGCGGCTCAACGGCTCGTCCGAGATGACGATCGAGGACCGCGGCAATGCGGTCGGCGCGATGCGATCGAGCACATCCTGCGGGATGGTGATGCGGTCGAGCGCGTCCCTGGCATTGTCCCCGTTGTCGATCGTGACCGCGGTCCAGCGCAGGCCCGTGTCGTTGCGCGCCACCGCCGTGAACACATGCGTGCCGATCGGCTTTTCGGGATTGCGGATCGTGACCGGAACCTCGATGGTCGCATCGAACACCTCGCCGCCGTCCGGCCACTGCTTATGCGTGTTGCGCCGCACGTAAAGCTTCTGCGTCGCGCGGCTGATGAAGATCGACGCCGGCTCAAGCGCGAGCTTCGCCTCGCTTGCCGCCTTGGCGGTGTCGGCCTTCCTCGTCTGGGCTGCCTTGGCCGCTTCCTTTGCTGCGGCGGCTGCGTCGGGCTTCGATTTCGCGTCGGCCCTGGCGGTGTCGAGCTGGGTCCCCAGGTCCGCGGCCTTGGCGGCGGCCTTTTGCTTGAGGTCCTCGGCCCGCGCCCTGGCCTCGTCCGTCCTGGCGGCGGCGAGCGCCTTGCCGGCGTAGGCGAGCTCGGCGTCGGCGCGGGTCT from Bradyrhizobium sp. Ash2021 encodes the following:
- a CDS encoding Cache 3/Cache 2 fusion domain-containing protein, coding for MKKSKFLLVLLAFTADFLVQSPARVFAGPAEDVQAAMQLLKSKAATLGAPIVNGDEAVAGKIVPAIHFGTTKMNNNFVLVDEVQKEAGGTATIFVKSGDEFVRVATNVKKDDGSRAIGTILDPKGKAIAAIAKGESYFGEADILGKPYVTGYEPIRDASSNVIGIYYVGYLKN
- a CDS encoding L,D-transpeptidase; amino-acid sequence: MVNRFTTARTTVAMRRWGSLGGPLAIVTLAAIAALTALTVPSPADAAKRPAAATEATAPRDAGEPIMAIVSIKSQQVTFYDADGWILRAPVSTGTTGRETPAGVFALIEKDKDHHSSLYDDAWMPNMQRITWNGIALHGGPLPGYAASHGCVRMPYGFAENLFEKTWIGMRVIISPGDAEPVEFSHPALLVPKAEAIAAAPARAEALTREAAEAARTADEAKKAAASAARETALLTASLRKLEGQKTRADAELAYAGKALAAARTDEARARAEDLKQKAAAKAADLGTQLDTARADAKSKPDAAAAAKEAAKAAQTRKADTAKAASEAKLALEPASIFISRATQKLYVRRNTHKQWPDGGEVFDATIEVPVTIRNPEKPIGTHVFTAVARNDTGLRWTAVTIDNGDNARDALDRITIPQDVLDRIAPTALPRSSIVISDEPLSRETNYRTEFVAVLNNQPQGGFVTRRPTSEEFVASGDVGGDNGLGFGFFNFQRDWNPQPGTTRPRGGQYYRQGQQGLW